From the genome of Pseudomonas putida:
GGTCGGCTCGTGGTTGCTGGGCCTCTGGGACGACGTGGCGTCGAGCCTACGCGATGTCGACCTGCGCGTAAGCGCTTGGTGCGTGAAGAAAGGCATCAGCCGCGACCGCCGCTACCTGATCATCCGCAACGCCGGCCCCTTGCTGGGTCTGGGCTTGGTGATCTGGAGCTGGCTCGGCGTGCTTGGCCTGGCGACCTATGTGCTGACCGGTGTCATCGGTGTGCTGCAGCCGGCAGGGATGGCTCCGCAGCATCGGCAATATCGCTGGCGCAAGCCGTTGCAGGCGATCTACCGAATGGCCGGTTTGAGCCCGTTGCAGTGGTTGTTCTGCAGCACGATGGTGGGAGTGATCGGTTACGTGCGGTTGCACGGGATGTACAGCTGAGGGGAGAAGCGTGGCGTCCCAGGCAGGATTTGAACCTGCAACCTTCCCCTTAGGAGGGGGATGCTCTATCCAATTGAGCTACTGAGACATTTTGCCGGGCCTGGAGGCCGAGCGACAGGACGGCGAGCATCTTAACCAGCGGGATGCCGTTTGTCATGCCTGGATCGCCAGCAGGCGAATTTTCTGACGACAATGGCGGCCTCTTCGCGGGTGAACCCGCTCCAGGTATGCCGCCGATTTCATGAACGGTGAAGTTCCTGCAGGAGAGGGTTTATCGGGGCGCCGAACCGCCACGAAGAGGCCGGCGGCGACACCTTCAGTTGCGGATCACCCCTTCACTCTCCAACAGCTCGATCAGCGCCTCGACAGCAACCTCCAACGCGTCCGAATTATCCAACCGATGCACATCCGTCTCTACCTCGCCCTGCAGCGAGGCGCCCCGCGCCAAGCGTTGCTCCACCTGCGCCGCGTTTTCTCGCCCGCGGGCGAGCAGGCGCTGACGCAAGATCTCCGGGCGTACTTCAAGACGAATCGCCACCAGGTCCGGATAGCGCTGGCGCGCCTCGCCAAGGTACGCCCGGGAACCATTCACCAGCACCACATGCCCGTCCGCGAGCCATTGGTCGACTTGCGCGGGTATCCCATAATCCAGGCCATTGGCCCGCCAGTGCATGGCGAACTCACCCGCTGCAAGCATCGCCTCGAAGACCTCCGGGGTGACGCCTTGTGCAGCTTCGCCTTTGGATTCGGCCGAGCGGGTGATGACTCGCCGGGCAATTTTCACCCCGGCAGCGGCCAGGCGAGGACGGGCTGCATCGATTAGCGAATCCTTACCCGAGCCGGAAGGTCCCACCAAAAATATCAGGCGTGCTGAATGGAAACAGCTATCGCTTGCATCATGTTGCATAGCCACTATGCTCTATGAGAGAAAACCCGCGCATTCTAGGGCTTTTCCGGGACCTTTGCTGCGTTTTACCCATTTTTGACGGCAAACGGCTGACGGTAAGGTAGGCCGGGTTGATGTGAAACTTTTCAAACCAGTGCTCATTTCTGATAATTGGTACTGGCAAAAAGCCTGTACCCAGCTCACTATTAGTCACAGAATTGACGCCAATGAAACGGCGACCCTGGCAAAATGAACCGCCTATTTTT
Proteins encoded in this window:
- the phnN gene encoding phosphonate metabolism protein/1,5-bisphosphokinase (PRPP-forming) PhnN, which produces MQHDASDSCFHSARLIFLVGPSGSGKDSLIDAARPRLAAAGVKIARRVITRSAESKGEAAQGVTPEVFEAMLAAGEFAMHWRANGLDYGIPAQVDQWLADGHVVLVNGSRAYLGEARQRYPDLVAIRLEVRPEILRQRLLARGRENAAQVEQRLARGASLQGEVETDVHRLDNSDALEVAVEALIELLESEGVIRN